Proteins co-encoded in one Dysgonomonadaceae bacterium PH5-43 genomic window:
- a CDS encoding hypothetical protein (product_source=Hypo-rule applied; cath_funfam=3.40.1360.10,3.40.50.300; smart=SM00382; superfamily=46785,52540,56731,57783), with the protein MALSKENILHSTDKGLAVFRHYIVVPFQLGKNFLNPLYNDKHASCNIYYDRKSDCYRLKDFGNDDYSGDCFAFVGKLVGIDCKSPKGFIQIMEKINNDLHLGLSESSKPAAPPKRINNSVENPIAKKSRPYTIQQRSFTSSELDWWGRYGIEERTLKQFNVVSLKRFDSVSKDEKSFYFLSTGEEPMFGYLGKQHIKIYRPKSEIRFLQAGNIPEGYCFGLEQLPAKGDLLFITGGEKDVLTLSLHGFNAISFNSETSNIPQNTIQKLSYRFKHIILLFDVDKTGLSSSEKQTQQLSPYGVKRLLLPLAGTKEEKDVSDYFKLGYTTDDFMKLFIDYLDTLYNETMSALKSCEVDFNNPPPIAKMVISVNDVPLGTQGNLLCITGGEGTGKSNYVATLIAGSIRKQGECIDSLGLTIEENHKGKAVLFYDTEQSEVQLYKNINNLLRRAKQEQMPDNFHAYCLTGISRKERLQAIIQSMDKYHYQYKGIQLVVIDGIADLIKCANDEAESIAVIEELYRLAGIYNTCIVTVLHFIPNGLKLRGHLGSELQRKAAAILSIEHDNEPSVSVVKALKVRDGSPLDVPLMLFSWDKEKGMHVYMGEKSTEAKEKRKENDLASVAKEIFSRKRFLTYAELCELIQMSLDVKERTAKNYIKFMREKEIIIKDPSNQNYFMIGHII; encoded by the coding sequence ATGGCTTTAAGTAAAGAGAATATCCTGCATTCAACGGATAAAGGATTAGCTGTTTTTCGCCACTACATTGTAGTTCCTTTTCAACTTGGAAAGAACTTCCTGAATCCATTGTACAATGACAAACATGCATCCTGTAATATCTACTATGATCGCAAAAGCGATTGTTACCGACTGAAAGATTTTGGTAACGATGATTATTCAGGAGATTGCTTTGCTTTTGTTGGTAAACTGGTTGGGATCGACTGCAAATCGCCAAAAGGTTTTATCCAAATCATGGAGAAAATAAACAACGATTTACACTTAGGGCTTTCAGAATCATCAAAACCGGCTGCTCCTCCAAAGCGGATAAATAATTCTGTTGAGAATCCAATAGCGAAGAAGTCCAGACCCTATACCATTCAACAACGTAGTTTTACAAGTTCAGAACTCGATTGGTGGGGACGGTACGGAATAGAGGAAAGAACGTTGAAGCAGTTCAATGTCGTTTCACTAAAGCGTTTTGATAGTGTCAGTAAAGACGAGAAGTCTTTCTATTTTCTTTCAACTGGGGAAGAACCAATGTTCGGATATTTAGGTAAACAACATATCAAAATCTATCGTCCTAAATCGGAAATAAGGTTTCTTCAAGCGGGAAATATTCCTGAAGGATATTGTTTCGGGTTAGAACAATTGCCTGCAAAAGGAGATTTACTATTTATTACTGGTGGCGAAAAAGATGTATTGACTCTTAGTTTACATGGTTTCAACGCAATTTCTTTTAATTCCGAAACTTCTAATATTCCACAAAACACAATTCAAAAGCTATCATATCGCTTCAAACATATTATTCTGTTGTTCGATGTTGATAAAACAGGTTTGAGTAGTTCTGAAAAACAAACCCAACAATTATCTCCTTATGGTGTGAAACGATTGCTCCTACCCCTCGCTGGAACAAAAGAAGAGAAAGATGTTTCCGATTATTTCAAGTTGGGTTATACCACAGACGATTTTATGAAACTGTTCATTGACTATTTAGATACTCTTTATAACGAAACCATGTCTGCATTGAAATCATGTGAGGTCGATTTTAACAATCCCCCACCTATCGCTAAAATGGTTATTTCAGTAAATGATGTGCCATTGGGTACGCAAGGGAATTTGCTTTGTATTACTGGTGGCGAAGGAACCGGAAAAAGCAATTATGTTGCAACCCTGATAGCCGGATCAATCCGAAAGCAAGGAGAATGTATTGATTCTTTAGGTTTGACCATTGAAGAAAATCATAAGGGAAAGGCGGTTTTGTTTTACGATACCGAACAGTCTGAAGTACAACTTTATAAAAACATCAACAATCTGCTTCGCCGAGCAAAACAGGAACAGATGCCAGATAACTTTCATGCCTACTGTCTAACGGGAATTTCCCGAAAAGAACGCTTACAGGCAATTATTCAAAGTATGGATAAATACCATTATCAATACAAGGGCATTCAATTAGTCGTGATTGATGGCATTGCCGACCTGATTAAGTGCGCCAATGACGAAGCAGAAAGTATTGCCGTTATTGAGGAATTATACCGCTTGGCGGGAATATACAACACTTGTATTGTGACGGTATTACATTTCATTCCAAACGGATTGAAACTTCGTGGACATTTGGGAAGTGAGCTTCAGCGGAAAGCTGCCGCCATTCTTTCCATTGAACACGATAATGAACCCTCCGTATCAGTTGTAAAAGCATTAAAAGTACGTGACGGAAGTCCTTTAGATGTTCCGCTTATGCTTTTTTCATGGGATAAAGAAAAAGGAATGCACGTTTACATGGGTGAAAAATCGACCGAAGCGAAGGAAAAACGAAAAGAAAATGATCTGGCTTCGGTGGCTAAGGAGATTTTTTCTCGTAAGCGATTTCTTACTTACGCCGAACTGTGCGAATTAATCCAGATGTCACTTGATGTAAAAGAACGGACGGCAAAAAATTACATCAAATTTATGCGAGAGAAAGAAATAATCATAAAAGACCCGTCCAATCAGAATTATTTCATGATAGGGCATATCATCTAA
- a CDS encoding hydroxymethylpyrimidine pyrophosphatase-like HAD family hydrolase (product_source=COG0561; cath_funfam=1.10.3870.10; cog=COG0561; superfamily=46785): MRCGKNFIMSNNKLDIDRLKEQFGDKNLLSLKDIDAFYREKEPSIPKTTVSWRIYSLLQQGILQRVGHGKYSFGKAQYYIPKVSHKMKQIGQTIKKKFPFIKYCQWELSSVNAFSQHLINFNVLIVDVERDAVEAVYYELKDNHSKVMLVQNLYDNLSEFANTIIVRPLVTDSPIQKNESIYVATLEKILVDLCTDKVFISFQGNEIYHIYENALSAYTVNQQTMLRYAGRKTKRKEVETVLKTINRQ, encoded by the coding sequence TTGCGCTGTGGTAAAAATTTTATAATGAGCAATAATAAACTTGACATTGATAGGCTGAAAGAACAATTTGGCGATAAAAATCTGCTATCGCTAAAGGATATTGATGCTTTTTACAGAGAAAAAGAGCCGTCAATACCTAAGACTACGGTTAGTTGGCGTATTTATTCGTTGCTGCAACAGGGAATACTCCAACGGGTCGGTCATGGAAAATACAGCTTTGGCAAAGCACAATACTATATACCCAAAGTCAGCCATAAGATGAAACAAATCGGTCAGACGATAAAGAAAAAGTTCCCCTTCATTAAGTATTGCCAATGGGAATTATCGTCGGTCAATGCGTTTAGCCAACACCTTATAAATTTCAATGTTCTTATTGTCGATGTGGAGCGTGATGCCGTTGAAGCGGTATATTACGAACTGAAAGATAACCATTCAAAAGTTATGTTGGTGCAAAACTTGTACGACAATCTTTCCGAATTTGCCAATACAATCATTGTCCGCCCATTGGTAACGGATTCTCCCATACAAAAGAATGAGAGTATATATGTTGCAACCCTTGAAAAAATATTGGTTGATTTATGTACGGACAAAGTATTTATTTCGTTTCAAGGAAATGAAATCTATCATATCTATGAAAATGCCCTTAGTGCATATACAGTCAATCAGCAAACAATGTTGCGATATGCAGGGCGTAAGACTAAGAGAAAGGAAGTTGAAACAGTATTAAAAACTATAAATCGTCAGTAA
- a CDS encoding hypothetical protein (product_source=Hypo-rule applied; pfam=PF08843; superfamily=81301) has product MIKIESTTKERIEAIAKSQKTDKILVEKVVRALMLLEGLAKSDLDFVFKGGTALMLLFSSGKRLSIDIDIIVPDKEAEFDSILEKICKEYGFTRFEEQPRKTKTKIDKAHYKLFFHSVIEEKESYVLLDILKEDIHYQNVVEVPIDSMFVELDGAAMQVRVPDFNNILGDKLTAFAPNTTGIPYKKGEKEMGMEIIKQMYDIGCLCDHADNSEIVASVFSAFAETEIQYRENTCTVSDVLDDIIDNSLEICLRGNHGKADFAVLSKGITQVKGFIHSESFHLERAITYAAKAAYIAAVIKSGQKELRKFDEAKIQDMKDWLIKGPINTKLNKLKKTNAEAFFYLYQLSEITPNLEEK; this is encoded by the coding sequence ATGATTAAGATAGAAAGCACAACAAAAGAGAGGATTGAAGCGATTGCTAAATCCCAAAAAACCGATAAGATACTTGTTGAGAAAGTAGTCAGGGCGTTAATGCTTCTGGAAGGTCTTGCAAAATCCGATTTGGATTTTGTTTTCAAAGGGGGAACTGCTCTAATGTTGTTGTTCAGTTCGGGCAAGCGACTGTCCATTGATATCGATATTATTGTACCCGATAAAGAAGCCGAGTTTGATAGCATTTTGGAGAAAATCTGCAAAGAATATGGATTTACTCGATTTGAGGAACAACCACGAAAAACAAAAACCAAAATAGACAAAGCACATTACAAATTGTTTTTTCATTCGGTTATCGAAGAAAAAGAATCTTATGTATTGTTGGATATTCTGAAAGAAGATATACACTATCAGAATGTAGTTGAAGTGCCGATTGACAGTATGTTCGTAGAGTTAGACGGAGCAGCAATGCAAGTCAGAGTTCCTGATTTCAACAACATACTCGGCGATAAACTGACTGCCTTTGCTCCCAACACAACGGGCATTCCCTATAAGAAAGGCGAAAAAGAAATGGGAATGGAAATTATCAAGCAGATGTATGATATAGGTTGCTTGTGCGACCATGCGGATAATTCGGAGATAGTTGCTTCCGTATTTTCAGCATTTGCCGAAACTGAAATACAGTACAGGGAAAATACATGTACGGTTTCAGACGTATTGGATGATATTATTGATAATTCTTTAGAAATATGCTTGCGGGGTAATCACGGCAAAGCGGATTTCGCTGTTCTCTCCAAAGGTATAACGCAAGTGAAAGGTTTCATTCATTCGGAATCATTCCACCTTGAAAGGGCGATTACTTATGCTGCAAAGGCAGCATATATAGCTGCTGTAATAAAATCTGGGCAAAAAGAATTACGGAAATTCGATGAAGCAAAAATTCAAGATATGAAAGATTGGTTAATAAAAGGACCGATAAACACTAAGTTGAACAAACTTAAGAAAACAAATGCCGAAGCGTTTTTTTATTTGTACCAGTTATCAGAGATAACCCCAAATCTCGAAGAAAAATAA
- a CDS encoding hypothetical protein (product_source=Hypo-rule applied; cath_funfam=3.40.50.300; pfam=PF12728; superfamily=46955), producing the protein MYIDKNNFEAWMERIMDRFDKQDKTLDKMSKHRNMLDGELLLDNQDLCMLLNVSKRTLQRYRATGELPFQTLYHKTYYKESDVHAFIRTNFNKKRGNNNKNKNP; encoded by the coding sequence ATGTATATAGACAAAAATAATTTTGAAGCGTGGATGGAACGAATCATGGATCGTTTCGACAAACAGGATAAAACACTTGACAAAATGAGCAAACACCGCAATATGTTAGACGGAGAACTCCTGCTTGATAATCAGGATTTATGTATGCTGCTTAATGTCAGCAAACGGACTTTACAACGATATCGTGCTACGGGCGAATTGCCTTTTCAAACGCTATATCACAAAACTTACTATAAGGAAAGTGATGTTCATGCTTTTATCCGGACAAACTTTAACAAGAAAAGGGGTAACAACAACAAGAATAAAAACCCGTGA